The Rhodospirillales bacterium DNA window CGCGGTCGAAGTGATCGATTTCGCGCCGCGCTTCGCCCAACATTCCCGCATGTTCCGCCCGCCGTTGATCGTGCGCCGGGTCTTTCCCTTGAGCGGCAAGCCCCGGATTCGCGTTCGTCTTCGGCCCCGTTTCGGCTGGGGCGCGCTCAGCCCACGCATCACCACCGGCAGCAACCACATCCGCTACGTGTCCGAGGATTTGACCACGCGCCTGACCACCGACGCGCCGTTGTCCTATGTGGTCGAAGAGCGGTCGTTCGTCCTCGACATGCCAGTCAATCTGATTTTTGGCGCTGACGAAACGCTGCAAACTGGAATCGACGAAACGGCGCGCATGTTTCACGAACGCACCCTGGAACATTGGCGCAACTGGGTCCGCTCCATGTCGGTGCCTTTCGATTGGCAGGAAGAGACCATCCGTGCCGCCATCACCCTTAAGCTTTGCAACTTTGAGGAAACCGGGGCGATCGTCGCGGCGCTGACCACATCGATCCCCGAATCGCCAGGGAGCCGGCGCAACTGGGACTACCGCCTGTGCTGGCCGCGCGACGCTTATTTCGTCGTCCATGCCCTCAACCGGCTCGGCGCGACCCGCACCATGGAAGACTATCTCGGCTACATCACCAACATCGTCAGCGAAAGCCAGGGCGGCGTCCTGCGTCCGGTCTACGGCATTTCGCGCTCGAATTCGTTGGGTGAACACGAAATGCCCGCGCTCGCCGGTTATCGCGGCATGGGGCCGGTGCGCACCGGCAATTTGGCCTACGAGCAGGTGCAAAACGACGTGTATGGCAGTGTCATCCTCGCCGCCACCCACGTATTTTTCGATAAGCGCCTGGTCCGATCCGGGAATTGGCAGCTGTTCGAACGGCTCGAGCTTTTGGGGCGAAAGGCCGTCGAGGTCTTCGATCAGCCCGATGCCGGCCCGTGGGAACTGCGCACCCGGTTTGCCGTTCACACGTTCTCCAGCCTGATGTGCTGGGCCGCGTGCGATCGGCTGGCCAAGATCGCCGGGACGCTTGGCTTGCCCGAGCGGGAATCCCATTGGCAAGGAGAAGCGAATCGACTGCGCGGCGTCATCACCCGACGGTGCTGGAACGACAAGCTGCGAAGCTTCGTCTCCACCTGGGACGGCGAGGAGGCGGACGCGAGCCTGCTTCTCCTGCACGAGCTTGATTTTCTGGCCGCCGACGATCCCCGCTTCGCGTCCACTGTCGAATATGTCGGCCGCACCCTCAGGCGCGGCGATTTGCTGTTGCGTTACGCAACCGCCGACGATTTCGGTTTGCCGGAATCCGCCTTCACCATCTGCACCCTTTGGTACGTGGACGCGCTTGCCGCCCTCGGTCGTAAAACCGAGGCCTTGGCGTTGTTCGAGGCGGTTCTCGACCGGCGCAATTCGTTCGGGCTTCTGTCGGAGGACATCCACCCCGAAACCGGAGAGTTGTGGGGCAATTTTCCGCAGACTTATTCGATGGTCGGTCTGATCAATTCCGCGACGCGCCTCAGCCGGACCTGGGAAGAGGCGTTCTGATCGCGACCGGCCGCTGATACACGCCGGCAATGGCATGATTTGGCCCTTTCGGCAAATATGAAAACTTGCTGATATAGCTCCGCGGGAGGGGACCTTTTCGTTTCCCCATCGGGCAAATTTCCAGGAGAGCGGGCTCAAACCATGGCGTTCAATTTTCTTATTCTCGGCGCGTCGTACGGTTCCCTTCTCGGAACCAAACTATTGATGGCCGGACATAACGTGACCTTGGTCTGCCGACGGCAGACCGCGGACCTGATCAATGCGGAAGGCACCGTCGTCCGGATCAAGCTGAAAGACGAAAAGGAGCATCGCACCATCCGCTCGACCGGCTTGCCCGGGCGTCTCACCGCGTACCCCCCGAAAGACATCACCGTCGCGGATTACGACATGGTCGGCCTGGCCATGCAGGAACCCCAGTATGCGCACCACGCCATTCACACGGCGCTGATTCGCATCGCCGAAGAGCGCCTTCCCTGCCTCTCCATCATGAACATGCCGCCGCTGCCGTTTCTCAAGCGGATCCCGGGACTCGATACCGGCAAGCTGGGCGCCAGCTATACCGATCCCATCGTCTGGGACCGGTTCGATCCGAGTCTGATGACACTCTGCAGCCCAGACCCGCAGGCCTTCCGTCCGCCCGGCGAGCCGGCGAACGTGCTGCACGTTGGTTTGCCGACCAACTTCAAGGCGGCCAAGTTCGCCGACGCCAAGGCCGATGTCACCCTTCGGCAAATCGAACGCGACATCGACGCGGTGCGGCTCGATGGCCACGACGTGCCGGTCAAGCTTCGCGTCTACGACTCGATCTTCGTGCCGTTGGCGAAGTGGAGCATGCTGCTGACCGGCAACTACCGTTGCATCACCCGAGGCGAGCCCCGGAGCATCCGGGACGCCGTGTATGGCGATCTGGCGAAGTCCGAATCCATTTACAACTTCGTCACCGACTTGACGCAACGACTCGGCGCCGACCCGGCCGACGGCGTGCCGTTCGACAAATACGCCAAGGCGGCCGAAAGCCTGCTCCGGCCGTCGTCGGTGGCGCGCTCCATCGCCGCCGGCGCCCCGTTCATCGAGCGGGTCGATATTCTGGTGCAGCTGATCGCCCAGAGTTACGGCCTCGCCAATCCGGAGATCGACGAAGTGGTCCGCATCGTCGACGAC harbors:
- a CDS encoding glycoside hydrolase family 15 protein; this encodes MIDLNLGVIGNCSIAMLVDAAARIVWGGFPRFDGDPIFNALLNGAEPYRPDEASNGGYFALELVNQVRSEPCYVPNTAILCTRLYGDDDSAVEVIDFAPRFAQHSRMFRPPLIVRRVFPLSGKPRIRVRLRPRFGWGALSPRITTGSNHIRYVSEDLTTRLTTDAPLSYVVEERSFVLDMPVNLIFGADETLQTGIDETARMFHERTLEHWRNWVRSMSVPFDWQEETIRAAITLKLCNFEETGAIVAALTTSIPESPGSRRNWDYRLCWPRDAYFVVHALNRLGATRTMEDYLGYITNIVSESQGGVLRPVYGISRSNSLGEHEMPALAGYRGMGPVRTGNLAYEQVQNDVYGSVILAATHVFFDKRLVRSGNWQLFERLELLGRKAVEVFDQPDAGPWELRTRFAVHTFSSLMCWAACDRLAKIAGTLGLPERESHWQGEANRLRGVITRRCWNDKLRSFVSTWDGEEADASLLLLHELDFLAADDPRFASTVEYVGRTLRRGDLLLRYATADDFGLPESAFTICTLWYVDALAALGRKTEALALFEAVLDRRNSFGLLSEDIHPETGELWGNFPQTYSMVGLINSATRLSRTWEEAF